One genomic region from Amycolatopsis sp. FBCC-B4732 encodes:
- the orn gene encoding oligoribonuclease, protein MTDRLVWIDCEMTGLDLGKEALIEIAALVTDAELNVLGDGVDIVIHADEEKLAGMPDVVREMHAHSGLTEEVRASSVTLEEAERRVLDYIREHVPEPGTAPLAGNSIATDRGFIARDMPDLDAHLHYRMVDVSSVKELVRRWYPRIYYAKPEKGLAHRALADIKESIGELDYYRRVAFVPQPGPTSDEAKAAAAEVQEQHQR, encoded by the coding sequence GTGACCGACCGCCTAGTCTGGATCGACTGCGAAATGACGGGGCTCGACCTCGGCAAGGAAGCGTTGATCGAAATCGCCGCCCTCGTCACCGACGCGGAGCTCAACGTGCTCGGCGACGGAGTCGACATCGTCATCCACGCCGACGAGGAAAAACTCGCCGGGATGCCCGACGTCGTCCGCGAGATGCACGCCCACTCCGGCCTCACCGAAGAGGTCCGCGCCTCCAGCGTCACCCTCGAAGAAGCCGAACGCCGCGTCCTCGACTACATCCGCGAGCACGTCCCCGAACCGGGCACCGCACCCCTCGCCGGCAACTCCATCGCCACCGACCGCGGCTTCATCGCCCGCGACATGCCCGACCTCGACGCCCACCTGCACTACCGCATGGTCGACGTCTCCTCGGTCAAGGAGCTCGTCCGCCGCTGGTACCCGCGCATCTACTACGCCAAGCCGGAGAAGGGCCTCGCCCACCGCGCCCTCGCCGACATCAAGGAATCCATCGGCGAACTCGACTACTACCGGCGCGTCGCCTTCGTCCCCCAGCCCGGCCCCACCAGCGATGAAGCCAAAGCCGCAGCCGCTGAAGTGCAAGAACAGCACCAAAGGTAA
- a CDS encoding M20 family metallopeptidase, whose translation MTHAEPVPPDDSYLRSLVEATADAVAAAEPLSSPHTGADEATRAEVTAAVERGSPDLVALSQDLHAHPEEGFAERRSVQALADLLKRHGHDATIGVGGLETALRVSTPERDGPHIAVLAEYDALPGLGHACGHNVICTTAAGGFLGAATVAERLGGRVSLIGTPAEEGGGGKEILARAGVFDDVDAVIMLHPFSHDIALHPFLGRRQLEMVFHGVGAHASAQPFMGRNALDAAVAAYQGVSALRQQLPQSDRVHGVFTDGGARPNVIPARAALLFYLRSQNPETLRDLAARMKSIAEGAAAMTGCGVELTWDAQAAYLPIRFNTALAGRWTANQLGTGRKPLPPGIVPESLTGSTDLGNLSFRMPALHPMLAVSDPTVALHTKEFAAAAGSETGDAGVRDGALGLALTAADYLGDAELRKAVHDEFEAAGGALDVPTFFD comes from the coding sequence ATGACCCACGCCGAACCCGTCCCGCCCGACGACAGCTACCTGCGTTCCCTGGTCGAGGCGACCGCCGACGCCGTCGCGGCCGCCGAACCGCTGTCCTCGCCGCACACCGGCGCGGACGAGGCGACGCGGGCCGAAGTGACGGCCGCGGTCGAGCGCGGTTCACCCGATCTGGTGGCGTTGAGCCAAGATCTGCACGCGCACCCGGAGGAGGGGTTCGCCGAGCGCCGTTCGGTGCAGGCGCTGGCCGACCTCCTGAAGCGCCACGGCCACGACGCCACCATCGGCGTCGGCGGGCTCGAAACCGCGCTGCGCGTCAGCACGCCGGAGCGGGACGGCCCGCACATCGCCGTGCTCGCCGAATACGACGCGCTGCCCGGGCTCGGCCACGCCTGCGGCCACAACGTCATCTGCACGACCGCCGCGGGCGGGTTCCTCGGCGCCGCCACCGTCGCCGAGCGGCTCGGCGGCCGGGTCAGCCTGATCGGCACGCCCGCCGAGGAAGGCGGGGGCGGCAAGGAAATCCTGGCCCGCGCGGGCGTGTTCGACGACGTCGACGCGGTGATCATGCTGCACCCGTTCAGCCACGACATCGCGCTGCACCCGTTCCTCGGCCGCCGTCAGCTGGAGATGGTCTTCCACGGCGTCGGCGCGCACGCGTCCGCGCAACCCTTCATGGGCCGCAACGCGCTCGACGCCGCGGTCGCCGCCTACCAGGGCGTTTCGGCGCTGCGGCAGCAACTCCCGCAGAGCGACCGCGTCCACGGCGTCTTCACCGACGGCGGCGCCCGGCCGAACGTCATCCCGGCGCGGGCCGCGCTGCTGTTCTACCTGCGCTCCCAGAACCCCGAGACCCTGCGCGACCTCGCCGCGCGCATGAAGTCGATCGCGGAGGGCGCGGCGGCGATGACCGGCTGCGGTGTCGAGCTCACCTGGGACGCGCAGGCCGCCTACCTCCCGATCCGGTTCAACACCGCGCTCGCCGGCCGCTGGACGGCCAACCAGCTGGGCACCGGCCGCAAGCCGCTGCCACCGGGCATCGTGCCGGAGTCGCTCACGGGATCCACCGACCTCGGAAACCTGTCGTTCCGCATGCCCGCGCTGCACCCGATGCTCGCGGTCTCAGACCCGACGGTCGCCTTGCACACCAAGGAGTTCGCGGCCGCGGCCGGTTCGGAGACGGGCGACGCTGGCGTCCGCGACGGCGCTCTGGGCCTGGCCCTGACCGCGGCGGACTACCTGGGCGACGCCGAACTGCGGAAGGCGGTGCACGACGAGTTCGAAGCGGCGGGAGGAGCACTGGACGTGCCGACGTTCTTCGACTGA
- a CDS encoding glycosyltransferase 87 family protein, with translation MAKVALPVSPVERKLPAPTWWTILAGALLLVVFAGYTVWAGVWTTAGVYLEDFRSYVATGKAVRAGTPLYEQGISHLPTIGGTFKYTPFAAGLFVPLTAIPKLLLPLFALLVNLFSLLAVIWICLGSLGHARDNGRIAATAALTALALPLQPVLMNFTAGQVNLILLLLVLADLTGRNRWWTGAGVGLAAAIKLTPAIFVAYLLLTRRFKAAAVSVATFAATVLAGFIALPRDSAAFWAANIADPSRITGDSDATAPENQSIRGALARILDIPDVSGPIWIPIAAAVAAAAFWIALRAHRNNQELLAVSVIGALMVLVTPWTWTHYWVWFIPFFAMAATAAHNARTWYPAAALTATYLLLFPWQVGTGRKDIPLVGLVVLPENYAPPAQAAAHALYVVLGLALLLLAGIRPTWLSPPNPQKVTTTTKATTTTGVRGQAPGGGVGVRPPQKGETPG, from the coding sequence ATGGCAAAGGTCGCGTTACCCGTTTCACCGGTCGAGCGAAAACTACCCGCCCCCACCTGGTGGACGATCCTGGCCGGAGCGCTACTCCTCGTGGTCTTCGCGGGCTACACGGTCTGGGCCGGCGTCTGGACAACGGCCGGCGTCTACCTGGAAGACTTCCGCTCCTACGTGGCGACCGGCAAAGCGGTCCGAGCGGGAACACCCCTCTACGAGCAGGGCATCTCTCACCTGCCGACAATCGGCGGCACGTTCAAGTACACCCCGTTCGCGGCAGGCCTCTTCGTCCCCCTGACCGCGATCCCCAAACTCCTGCTGCCGCTGTTCGCCCTCCTGGTCAACCTGTTCTCCCTGCTGGCAGTCATCTGGATCTGCTTAGGCAGCCTCGGCCACGCCCGGGACAACGGCCGCATCGCGGCAACAGCAGCCCTCACAGCACTGGCCCTCCCTCTGCAACCGGTCCTGATGAACTTCACGGCAGGCCAGGTGAACCTGATCCTGCTCCTCTTGGTCCTGGCCGACCTGACGGGCCGAAACCGCTGGTGGACAGGAGCAGGAGTAGGCCTGGCAGCAGCAATAAAGCTCACGCCGGCGATCTTCGTCGCCTACTTGCTGCTCACGCGCCGCTTCAAAGCCGCAGCGGTCTCGGTGGCAACGTTCGCCGCAACAGTCCTGGCCGGTTTCATAGCCCTCCCAAGGGACTCAGCGGCGTTCTGGGCAGCGAACATCGCAGACCCATCCCGCATCACAGGCGACAGCGACGCAACAGCCCCGGAAAACCAGTCGATCCGAGGCGCACTGGCCCGAATCCTCGACATCCCGGACGTCTCAGGCCCGATCTGGATCCCCATCGCGGCAGCGGTGGCCGCAGCAGCCTTCTGGATCGCCCTCCGAGCCCACCGCAACAACCAGGAACTCCTGGCCGTAAGCGTGATCGGTGCTCTGATGGTCCTGGTAACCCCCTGGACCTGGACCCACTACTGGGTCTGGTTCATCCCCTTCTTCGCCATGGCAGCAACTGCCGCCCACAACGCCCGCACCTGGTACCCGGCAGCAGCCCTCACGGCAACCTACCTACTCCTCTTCCCCTGGCAGGTAGGAACAGGTCGCAAAGACATCCCCCTGGTAGGCCTGGTAGTCCTCCCGGAGAACTACGCACCACCAGCCCAAGCAGCAGCCCACGCCCTCTACGTAGTCCTGGGCCTAGCCCTCCTGCTTCTAGCAGGAATACGCCCCACCTGGCTAAGCCCACCCAACCCACAAAAGGTGACCACCACGACAAAGGCGACCACCACGACGGGGGTCCGGGGGCAAGCCCCCGGCGGGGGCGTGGGGGTTCGACCCCCACAAAAAGGCGAAACCCCAGGCTGA
- a CDS encoding DUF3224 domain-containing protein, whose product MTSTATASFVLDKWEPQATDEAGGTEFARVAITKTFTGAIEGTSTVEMLTASNATSRAYVAFERLAVSVDGRKGGFVLHHTADDSGLTLKILAGSGFGELAGISGTANIELDAEQNHMLVLSYAL is encoded by the coding sequence ATGACCAGCACCGCCACCGCGTCGTTCGTCCTCGACAAGTGGGAGCCGCAGGCGACCGACGAGGCCGGCGGCACCGAGTTCGCCCGGGTGGCGATAACCAAGACGTTCACCGGCGCGATCGAGGGGACCAGTACCGTCGAAATGCTGACGGCGTCCAACGCCACTTCGCGCGCGTACGTCGCCTTCGAGCGGCTCGCCGTCTCGGTCGACGGCCGCAAGGGCGGTTTCGTCCTCCACCACACCGCCGACGACAGCGGCCTGACGCTCAAGATCCTCGCCGGTTCGGGCTTCGGCGAGCTGGCCGGGATCTCCGGCACGGCGAACATCGAGCTGGACGCCGAGCAGAACCACATGCTGGTCCTCAGCTACGCACTCTGA
- a CDS encoding S1C family serine protease — translation MTENESRPGPASPGGHQPHQSTPQYGPYAQQQYGYQHQAAPNPLFTPQPPLQQPGQAPAALKTKPRRGGRVALIVSATALGAALVGGVGGAAIVGLTTNSADGTTTSVSAPAASGQPVSNSTSGDVSGVAAKVTPSVVQINVTTDQGEAIGSGVILTADGRILTNAHVVDGARNVVITTSDGKKYQASVVGADTKADIAVVQAQNASGLTAATLGDSSKLVVGQSVVAIGSPGGLQNTVTTGIVSALNRNLSDIGEGQQQQQSPFSRTSNQAESSPSYTAIQTDASINQGNSGGALVDAQGNVIGINSALYSPSASANGSAGSVGIGFAIPINDAKKIVDQIVNN, via the coding sequence ATGACCGAGAACGAGAGTCGGCCCGGCCCCGCCTCACCCGGTGGGCACCAGCCGCACCAGAGCACCCCGCAGTACGGGCCGTACGCGCAGCAGCAGTACGGCTATCAGCACCAGGCCGCGCCGAACCCTCTGTTCACCCCGCAGCCGCCGCTCCAGCAGCCGGGCCAGGCGCCCGCGGCGCTGAAGACCAAGCCGCGCAGGGGAGGCCGCGTGGCGCTGATCGTCAGCGCGACCGCCCTCGGCGCCGCGCTGGTCGGCGGCGTCGGCGGGGCCGCGATCGTCGGGCTCACCACGAACTCGGCGGACGGCACCACGACGTCGGTGAGCGCGCCGGCCGCGAGCGGGCAGCCGGTTTCGAACTCGACGTCCGGCGACGTCAGCGGTGTCGCGGCGAAGGTGACGCCGAGCGTCGTCCAGATCAACGTGACCACCGACCAGGGCGAGGCCATCGGTTCCGGCGTCATCCTCACCGCGGACGGCCGGATCCTGACGAACGCGCACGTCGTCGACGGCGCCCGGAACGTCGTGATCACGACGTCCGACGGCAAGAAGTACCAGGCCAGCGTGGTCGGCGCGGACACGAAGGCGGACATCGCGGTGGTCCAGGCCCAGAACGCGAGCGGGTTGACGGCCGCGACCTTGGGCGACTCGAGCAAGCTGGTCGTCGGCCAGTCGGTGGTCGCGATCGGCTCGCCGGGCGGGCTGCAGAACACCGTCACCACCGGCATCGTCAGCGCGCTTAACCGGAACTTGTCGGACATCGGCGAGGGTCAGCAGCAACAGCAGTCGCCCTTCAGCCGCACCTCCAACCAGGCCGAGAGCTCGCCCAGCTACACCGCGATCCAGACCGACGCCTCGATCAACCAGGGCAACTCCGGCGGCGCGCTGGTCGACGCGCAGGGCAACGTCATCGGCATCAACTCGGCGCTCTACAGCCCGTCCGCCTCGGCCAACGGCTCGGCGGGCAGCGTCGGGATCGGCTTCGCCATCCCGATCAACGACGCCAAGAAGATCGTCGACCAGATCGTGAACAACTAG
- the proP gene encoding glycine betaine/L-proline transporter ProP: protein MERSRPKRRTRKKLRYEDITVVDRSLLKRAVGAAALGNAMEWFDFGVYAYIADTIAEVFFPPTVSPGVRLIGTFGAFTAAFLMRPLGGLVFGPLGDRIGRQKVLAVTMIMMAIGTLCIGLIPSYASIGVWSPILLVVARMVQGFSTGGEYGGATTFIAEYSPDKRRGFMGSWLEFGTLSGYVLGASVVTGMKAWVPHETLLDWGWRVPFLVAGPLGIIGLYMRLKLEETPAFQKHAEEAEKRGRSGEPFWKMFTDYWPALLICVGLVLVFNVTDYMLLSYMPTYLSEQLHLDATHGLLLIIVVMVVMMLIIMVGGRITDHVGRKPVMMAGCLGYLVLSWPLMLLVHDGGLVLTFLGLMGLGLLLLCFEVSMPSALPALFPTAIRYGALSIAFNISVSLFGGTTPLVMQSLISATGYDYWPAWYLMAAGAIGAVAVYFSRETANKPLWGSGPAVASEAEARELLRTSAKDG from the coding sequence GTGGAACGTTCACGGCCGAAGCGGCGCACCCGGAAAAAACTGCGGTACGAGGACATCACCGTCGTCGACCGGTCCCTGCTCAAGCGGGCGGTGGGAGCCGCCGCGCTGGGCAACGCCATGGAGTGGTTCGACTTCGGCGTCTACGCCTACATCGCCGACACCATCGCCGAGGTGTTCTTCCCGCCCACGGTGTCGCCCGGCGTCCGGCTGATCGGCACCTTCGGCGCGTTCACCGCCGCCTTCCTCATGCGTCCCCTCGGCGGCCTCGTCTTCGGACCGCTCGGCGACCGCATCGGACGGCAGAAGGTCCTCGCCGTCACCATGATCATGATGGCGATCGGCACGCTCTGCATCGGCCTGATCCCCTCGTATGCCAGCATCGGCGTCTGGTCACCGATCCTGCTCGTCGTCGCCCGCATGGTGCAGGGCTTCTCCACCGGCGGCGAATACGGCGGCGCGACCACGTTCATCGCCGAGTACTCCCCCGACAAACGCCGCGGCTTCATGGGCTCCTGGCTCGAGTTCGGCACGCTGTCCGGGTACGTGCTCGGCGCGTCCGTCGTCACCGGCATGAAGGCGTGGGTCCCCCACGAGACGCTGCTCGACTGGGGCTGGCGGGTCCCGTTCCTCGTCGCCGGCCCGCTCGGCATCATCGGCCTCTACATGCGGCTCAAGCTCGAGGAGACCCCGGCGTTCCAGAAGCACGCCGAGGAAGCCGAGAAGCGCGGCCGCTCCGGCGAGCCGTTCTGGAAGATGTTCACCGACTACTGGCCCGCGCTGCTCATCTGCGTCGGCCTGGTGCTCGTGTTCAACGTCACCGACTACATGCTGCTGTCGTACATGCCGACGTACCTGTCCGAGCAGCTGCACCTCGACGCCACCCACGGGCTGCTGCTGATCATCGTCGTCATGGTCGTGATGATGCTCATCATCATGGTGGGCGGCCGGATCACCGACCACGTCGGGCGCAAGCCCGTGATGATGGCGGGCTGCCTCGGCTACCTCGTGCTGTCGTGGCCGCTCATGCTGCTGGTGCACGACGGCGGCCTCGTCCTCACGTTCCTCGGGCTGATGGGCCTCGGCCTGCTGCTGCTCTGCTTCGAGGTGTCGATGCCTTCGGCGCTGCCCGCGCTGTTCCCGACGGCGATCCGGTACGGCGCGCTGTCCATCGCGTTCAACATCTCGGTGTCGCTCTTCGGCGGGACGACGCCGCTGGTGATGCAGTCGCTGATCTCCGCGACCGGCTACGACTACTGGCCGGCGTGGTACCTGATGGCGGCGGGCGCGATCGGCGCCGTCGCGGTGTACTTCAGCCGCGAGACGGCGAACAAGCCGCTCTGGGGTTCGGGGCCCGCGGTGGCGAGCGAGGCCGAGGCGCGGGAGCTGCTCCGCACCTCGGCCAAGGACGGCTAG
- a CDS encoding Ig-like domain-containing protein → MRGMKARLLVAAGVIGLTVGGCSSSPSSEPPAKETSSSAPKPAPKPAVLTVVPAKDAKDVAPGEPVSVTVADGKVGDVKLTGADGKVVAGKVRADGSGWDSAEPLGYSKSYKLTASATGGDGKPVATESSFSTARPARQVGVSVNLVEGETVGVGMPLIFTFTGNVADKAAAEKALKITAEPATEGAFRWSGDKQVTWRPKEYWKSGTKIKVDAAVYGKPLGNGSYGREDKSVSGAVGDKLVAVADGGTHQMTVTINDQVVKTMPTSMGKPGHNTPAGTYTVMSEHTGYTMNSATYGVPEDSPGGYSTFVQYAVRLSYSGIFYHSAPWSVRQQGHSNVSHGCLNLSTENTKWLMDTSKKGDVVTVQNSGGPKLEPTDGWSVWQLSWDEWRTAGN, encoded by the coding sequence ATGCGGGGTATGAAGGCGCGGCTGCTGGTGGCCGCGGGGGTGATCGGCCTCACCGTGGGTGGGTGCAGCAGTAGCCCTTCGAGTGAACCGCCGGCGAAGGAGACGTCCTCGAGCGCGCCCAAGCCGGCGCCGAAGCCCGCCGTGCTGACGGTCGTGCCTGCGAAGGATGCGAAGGACGTCGCGCCCGGGGAGCCGGTGAGCGTCACCGTTGCCGACGGGAAGGTCGGCGACGTGAAGCTGACCGGGGCCGATGGGAAGGTCGTCGCCGGGAAGGTGCGGGCCGACGGCTCCGGGTGGGACTCCGCCGAGCCGCTCGGTTACAGCAAGTCCTACAAGCTGACCGCTTCCGCGACCGGTGGCGATGGCAAGCCGGTCGCGACGGAGTCGAGCTTCAGCACCGCCAGGCCCGCGCGGCAGGTGGGGGTCTCGGTGAACCTCGTCGAGGGGGAGACCGTCGGGGTCGGGATGCCGCTGATCTTCACCTTCACCGGCAACGTCGCCGACAAGGCCGCGGCCGAGAAGGCGCTCAAGATCACCGCGGAGCCGGCCACCGAGGGCGCGTTCCGCTGGTCCGGCGACAAGCAGGTCACCTGGCGGCCGAAGGAGTACTGGAAGAGCGGCACCAAGATCAAGGTCGACGCCGCCGTCTACGGCAAGCCGCTCGGCAACGGCAGCTACGGCCGGGAAGACAAGAGCGTCAGCGGCGCGGTCGGGGACAAGCTCGTCGCCGTCGCCGACGGCGGGACGCACCAGATGACGGTCACGATCAACGACCAGGTCGTCAAGACCATGCCGACGTCCATGGGAAAGCCCGGGCACAACACGCCGGCCGGGACCTACACCGTCATGAGCGAACACACCGGCTACACGATGAACTCCGCCACCTACGGCGTGCCGGAGGATTCGCCCGGCGGCTACAGCACCTTCGTCCAGTACGCGGTGCGCCTGTCCTACAGCGGCATCTTCTACCACTCCGCGCCGTGGTCGGTGCGGCAGCAGGGGCACAGCAACGTCAGCCACGGCTGCCTGAACCTGTCCACCGAGAACACGAAGTGGCTGATGGACACGTCCAAGAAGGGCGACGTCGTCACTGTGCAGAACAGTGGCGGCCCGAAGCTGGAGCCGACCGACGGCTGGAGCGTCTGGCAGCTGTCCTGGGACGAGTGGCGCACCGCCGGCAACTAG
- a CDS encoding helicase HerA-like domain-containing protein, translating to MTEQGSPASEIAAGYASEGAALELGAVVIDGAADAAAAVRLPLATLNRHGLVAGATGTGKTKTLQLISEQLSAAGVPVVLADVKGDLSGLAAAGEPNDKVAKRAQELGDDWAGTAFPVQFLSLGTGGKGSPIRATITSFGPVLLSKVLGLNETQESTLGLIFHWADQRGLALLDTKDLRSVITHLTSDEGKADLKGIGGVSAATAGVILRALSNLEAQGGEDFFGEPELDVHDLMRQNDGKGVVTLLELDNLQSKPALFSTFLMWLLAELFEELPEEGDLDKPKLVFFFDEAHLLFNDASKAFLERIEQTVKLIRSKGVGVFFCTQLPTDIPNNVLSQLGARIQHALRAFTPDDQAALAKTVKTYPKTKFYELDTALTSLGIGEAIVTVLSERGAPTPVAWTRLRPPRSKMGSIGADAVAAAVASSDLHAKYGETIDRESAYEKLAAKVAAPAPEAAPDAPPPPAAPAPEKDDPGFIESAMKNPAVKSFMRSAASALGREITRGLFGNRRR from the coding sequence GTGACGGAGCAGGGGTCGCCGGCGAGCGAGATCGCCGCTGGTTATGCGAGTGAGGGCGCCGCGCTGGAGCTGGGTGCGGTGGTGATCGACGGTGCGGCGGACGCCGCGGCCGCGGTGCGCCTGCCGTTGGCGACGCTGAACCGGCACGGGCTGGTCGCGGGGGCGACCGGGACGGGCAAGACGAAGACGTTGCAGCTGATCTCGGAGCAGTTGTCGGCGGCGGGGGTGCCGGTGGTGCTCGCGGACGTGAAGGGTGACTTGTCGGGGCTGGCCGCGGCCGGGGAGCCGAACGACAAGGTCGCGAAGCGTGCGCAGGAGCTGGGGGACGACTGGGCGGGGACGGCGTTCCCGGTGCAGTTCCTCTCGCTGGGCACCGGCGGGAAGGGCTCGCCGATCCGGGCGACGATCACGAGTTTCGGGCCGGTGCTGCTGTCGAAGGTGCTGGGCCTGAACGAGACGCAGGAGTCGACGCTCGGGCTGATCTTCCACTGGGCGGACCAGCGCGGGCTGGCGTTGCTGGACACGAAGGACCTCCGGTCGGTGATCACGCACCTGACCAGCGACGAGGGCAAGGCGGACCTCAAGGGCATCGGCGGGGTGTCGGCGGCGACGGCCGGGGTGATCCTGCGCGCGTTGTCCAACCTGGAGGCCCAGGGCGGGGAGGACTTCTTCGGTGAGCCGGAGCTGGACGTCCACGACCTGATGCGGCAGAACGACGGCAAGGGTGTCGTCACGCTGCTGGAGCTGGACAACCTGCAGTCGAAGCCGGCGTTGTTCTCGACGTTCCTGATGTGGCTGCTGGCCGAGCTCTTCGAGGAGCTGCCGGAGGAAGGCGACCTCGACAAGCCGAAGCTCGTCTTCTTCTTCGACGAGGCGCACCTGCTCTTCAACGACGCTTCCAAGGCGTTCCTCGAGCGCATCGAGCAGACCGTGAAGCTGATCCGGTCGAAGGGCGTCGGCGTGTTCTTCTGCACGCAGCTGCCCACGGACATCCCGAACAACGTGCTGTCGCAGCTGGGCGCGCGGATCCAGCACGCGCTGCGGGCGTTCACGCCGGACGACCAGGCGGCGCTGGCCAAGACGGTCAAGACCTACCCGAAGACGAAGTTCTACGAGCTCGACACGGCGTTGACGTCGCTCGGCATCGGCGAAGCGATCGTCACGGTGCTGTCCGAGCGGGGTGCGCCGACGCCGGTGGCGTGGACGCGGCTGCGGCCGCCGCGGTCGAAGATGGGCTCGATCGGCGCGGACGCCGTCGCCGCGGCCGTCGCGTCGTCCGACCTGCACGCGAAGTACGGCGAGACGATCGACCGGGAGTCGGCCTACGAGAAGCTGGCCGCGAAGGTCGCCGCGCCCGCGCCCGAGGCGGCGCCGGACGCTCCGCCGCCCCCGGCCGCTCCGGCGCCCGAGAAGGACGATCCGGGCTTCATCGAGTCGGCGATGAAGAACCCGGCCGTGAAGTCGTTCATGCGGTCCGCGGCGAGCGCGCTGGGCCGGGAGATCACGCGCGGGCTGTTCGGCAACCGGCGGCGGTGA